Proteins co-encoded in one Nitrospirota bacterium genomic window:
- the uvrA gene encoding excinuclease ABC subunit UvrA has translation MSSGFIDIRGAKQHNLKNLDLRLPLGELIVVTGVSGSGKSSLAFDTVYAEGQRRYVETFSPYARQFLDRMDKPRADRIDGIPPAIAIDQTNPVRTSRSTVGTMTELNDHLKLLFARAARLFCRGCGRAVARDTPDSIFESLSAKAPRDADAVITFPVRVPDNFTPTEVRDLLAAQGYTRIHREEGRSLEVMADRVRIARGQRGRIVEAIEAALSHGHGRVNVYPLDPQGHAGAAWRFSSSLHCPDCDMEYRDPIPNAFSFNSPIGACETCRGFGRVIGLDIGLVIPDETKSLADGAVKPWQSESYAECQDDVMRFARRRGIPTALPWRELSPDQRAWVLEGEGAWEDGKWYGVRRFFAWLETKSYKMHIRVLLSKYRAYTLCPACRGARLKPDSLLWRLGTSEDNQAPIRKSPLAPLCQRGDAGDLGLAVSDERFSDLPGLTIHDVMLLPLARCSEFFNELHLPPPLDEATDLLLTEIRSRLRYLVDVGLGYLTLDRQSRTLSGGEVQRINLTTALGTSLVNTLFVLDEPSIGLHSRDMGRVIGVLHRLRDAGNSLLVVEHDAQVMLAADRILDLGPGPGERGGQVVYFGRPSGLLKSPRSLTAQYLSGQKTVAAPAGSENPPLPPFEKGRIEIVGARENNLKDLNVRIPLNRFVCLTGVSGSGKSTLLQDVLYRALRKLKGLPTEPPGAHRAIRGHEQITDTVLVDQSPIGKTTRSNPASYVGAFAAIRDLFAAEPLARERGYRPSTFSFNAGTGRCPVCGGNGFERVEMQFLSDVYLRCPDCDGRRYRSEVLEVTVWPTGREGAPRSIADVLDMTVSEALAFFAGSAEVQRALEPLVAVGLDYLRLGQPTPTLSGGEAQRLKLAGHLAEHRQERSRTRTLFLFDEPTTGLHFDDIAKLLAALRRLIAEGHSVVVIEHHLDVIRAADWVIDLGPEGGEAGGRLVCEGAPGDVAACETSHTGAALRAPGHIVRGRLSERPNPPIKVSRDEIRIHHAREHNLKNVDVRIPRDRFTVITGVSGSGKSTVAFDILFAEGQRRYLESLNAYARQFVQPAGRPDVDAIFGIPPTVAIEQRTSRGGRKSTVATLTELYHFLRLLFVKLGTPHCPDCDAAIEPQSAEAILARLVRQHRGDVIHVLAPLVTGRKGYYTDLAQWARAKGFKQLRVDGALLPTDPWPRLDRFKEHNIELPVGEVAVTPKAERQVREVLERALAFGKGVVRVAPGEALFSTRRACPRCGRSFAELDPRLFSFNSKHGWCPGCYGTGLELRGFDADQSGEEVWWNAWWEGGETPCRACDGRRLNPEALAVRFRGKNIAEMTAWSVEQIGRFVGRLKLSGREVAIGRDILAELRGRLSFLKEVGLGYLALDRSAPTLSGGEAQRIRLASQLGSNLRGVCYILDEPTIGLHPRDNRRLLATLQRLEAKGNTVVVVEHDEDTIRSAEHVVDLGPGAGANGGRVVAQGSVRTVMREPESITGRFLKSPLQHPVVERRSVGRGGAAIEIVGARRNNLKGLRVRVPLGRLVCVTGVSGSGKSTLIRDVLHDNLRYRLTAGNARRRASFAWVGCQELRGWEAVGRVLEVDQTPIGKTPRSCPATYVGFWDEIRRLFAATPEARMRGWGPSRFSFNVSGGRCEACEGQGLKTIEMSFLPDVKVSCEVCRGARFNTETLTVRYQDKTIGELLAMSVDEAAALFIVHRRIHHALRLLQDVGLGYLTLGQQSPTLSGGEAQRIKLVTELAKTRDRDNGRSAGDSHTLYVLDEPTIGLHMADVEKLIRVLHRLVSAGHTVVIIEHNLDVIAEADWIIDLGPEGGDAGGRVVAQGPPEMVARTRPRSHTAQFLARFLRERAAS, from the coding sequence ATGAGCAGCGGCTTTATCGATATTCGAGGCGCCAAGCAACACAACCTCAAGAACCTCGACCTCCGGCTCCCGTTGGGTGAATTGATCGTGGTCACCGGGGTGAGCGGGTCGGGCAAGTCCTCGCTCGCGTTCGACACGGTCTACGCCGAGGGGCAGCGCCGCTACGTCGAGACGTTCTCGCCCTACGCGCGGCAGTTCCTCGATCGCATGGACAAACCCCGCGCCGACCGCATCGACGGCATCCCGCCGGCCATTGCGATCGACCAGACCAACCCGGTGCGGACCTCGCGTTCCACGGTCGGGACTATGACCGAGCTCAACGACCACCTGAAGCTGCTCTTTGCGCGCGCGGCGCGGCTCTTTTGCCGAGGCTGCGGCCGGGCCGTTGCGCGAGATACTCCGGACAGCATCTTCGAGTCGTTGAGCGCCAAGGCCCCGCGGGATGCCGACGCCGTGATCACGTTTCCGGTGCGCGTGCCCGACAACTTCACCCCCACCGAGGTCAGAGACCTGCTGGCTGCGCAGGGCTACACGCGTATCCACCGCGAAGAAGGCCGGTCTTTGGAGGTCATGGCGGACCGGGTGCGGATCGCCCGGGGTCAGCGCGGCCGCATCGTCGAAGCGATCGAGGCTGCGCTCAGCCACGGCCACGGACGGGTGAACGTCTACCCCTTGGATCCTCAGGGCCACGCCGGCGCGGCTTGGCGGTTCTCGTCGTCCTTACATTGCCCGGACTGCGACATGGAGTACCGCGATCCCATACCCAACGCGTTTTCGTTCAACTCTCCGATCGGCGCGTGCGAGACCTGTCGCGGATTCGGCCGGGTCATCGGCCTCGACATCGGCTTGGTGATTCCGGACGAGACCAAATCCCTGGCCGACGGCGCGGTCAAACCCTGGCAGAGCGAGAGTTATGCCGAGTGCCAGGACGATGTGATGCGGTTCGCCCGGCGTCGCGGGATTCCGACCGCGCTGCCGTGGCGCGAGCTGTCGCCGGACCAGCGGGCCTGGGTGCTGGAGGGCGAGGGCGCGTGGGAAGACGGCAAGTGGTACGGCGTGCGGCGCTTCTTCGCGTGGCTGGAGACCAAGAGCTACAAGATGCACATCCGCGTGCTGCTCTCCAAGTACCGCGCGTACACGCTGTGCCCGGCCTGCCGCGGGGCGCGGCTCAAGCCCGACTCATTGCTCTGGCGGCTGGGAACGAGCGAAGACAATCAGGCCCCCATTAGGAAATCCCCCCTTGCCCCCCTTTGTCAAAGGGGGGATGCGGGGGATTTGGGCCTCGCGGTTTCAGATGAGCGATTCAGCGACCTGCCGGGCCTCACGATCCACGACGTCATGTTGCTGCCCCTGGCCCGCTGCTCGGAATTTTTCAACGAGCTGCACCTCCCGCCGCCGTTGGACGAGGCCACGGATCTGCTGCTGACCGAAATCCGCTCGCGGCTGCGTTACCTGGTCGACGTGGGGCTCGGCTACCTCACGCTGGATCGCCAGTCGCGCACGCTGTCGGGCGGCGAGGTCCAGCGCATCAATCTCACCACCGCGCTGGGCACGTCGCTGGTCAACACATTGTTTGTGCTGGACGAGCCCAGCATCGGGCTGCACAGCCGCGACATGGGGCGCGTGATCGGCGTGCTCCACCGGCTTCGCGACGCGGGCAACTCGCTGCTCGTGGTCGAACACGACGCACAGGTGATGCTGGCGGCCGATCGGATCTTGGACTTGGGACCCGGGCCGGGCGAACGCGGCGGGCAGGTCGTGTATTTCGGTCGTCCTTCCGGATTGCTGAAGTCCCCCCGCTCGCTGACGGCGCAGTACCTCTCCGGACAGAAAACCGTGGCGGCTCCGGCCGGTTCGGAAAATCCCCCCTTGCCCCCCTTTGAAAAAGGGAGGATCGAAATAGTGGGTGCGCGGGAGAACAACCTCAAAGATCTGAACGTACGTATCCCACTCAACCGGTTCGTCTGCCTCACGGGCGTGAGCGGGTCGGGCAAGTCCACGCTGCTGCAAGACGTGCTCTACCGGGCGCTGCGAAAGCTCAAAGGTCTGCCCACCGAGCCGCCCGGGGCGCATCGCGCGATCCGCGGGCACGAGCAAATCACCGACACGGTGTTGGTGGATCAATCGCCTATCGGGAAGACCACGCGCTCGAACCCCGCCAGCTACGTGGGCGCGTTCGCCGCGATCCGCGATCTGTTCGCCGCAGAGCCCCTGGCTCGTGAGCGCGGGTACCGGCCGTCGACCTTCAGTTTCAACGCGGGCACGGGCCGGTGTCCCGTCTGCGGGGGGAACGGGTTCGAGCGCGTGGAGATGCAGTTTCTGAGCGACGTGTACCTGCGTTGCCCGGACTGCGACGGTCGGCGCTACCGATCCGAGGTGCTGGAGGTGACCGTATGGCCCACGGGCCGCGAGGGCGCGCCCAGGTCGATCGCGGACGTGCTCGACATGACCGTGTCCGAGGCGCTCGCGTTTTTCGCGGGATCGGCCGAGGTGCAGCGAGCGCTGGAGCCCTTGGTCGCGGTAGGCCTCGACTATCTGCGGCTGGGCCAACCCACGCCCACGCTCTCGGGCGGGGAAGCGCAACGGCTCAAGTTGGCCGGCCATCTGGCCGAGCATCGTCAAGAACGATCAAGGACCCGGACCTTGTTCCTGTTCGACGAGCCCACCACCGGCCTGCACTTCGACGACATCGCCAAGCTGCTGGCCGCCCTGAGACGGCTGATCGCCGAAGGCCACTCCGTGGTCGTGATCGAGCACCACCTGGACGTGATTCGGGCCGCGGACTGGGTCATCGACCTGGGCCCAGAAGGCGGCGAGGCAGGCGGGCGGCTCGTGTGCGAAGGCGCGCCCGGTGACGTGGCGGCGTGTGAAACGAGCCACACCGGGGCCGCGCTGCGAGCCCCCGGACACATCGTTCGGGGGCGGCTCTCCGAGCGCCCCAATCCTCCGATCAAGGTATCCCGAGACGAGATCCGCATCCACCACGCCCGCGAACACAACCTCAAGAACGTGGACGTCCGCATCCCGCGCGACCGGTTCACGGTCATCACCGGCGTGAGCGGCAGCGGCAAAAGCACGGTGGCCTTCGACATCCTCTTTGCGGAAGGTCAGCGTCGCTACCTCGAATCGCTCAACGCCTACGCGCGCCAGTTCGTGCAGCCCGCGGGCCGGCCCGACGTGGACGCGATCTTCGGCATCCCGCCCACCGTGGCCATCGAGCAACGCACCAGTCGCGGCGGGCGCAAGAGCACGGTGGCCACGTTGACCGAGCTCTACCATTTCCTCCGGCTGCTGTTCGTCAAACTCGGCACCCCCCACTGCCCGGACTGCGACGCCGCGATCGAGCCGCAATCGGCCGAAGCCATTCTCGCCCGCCTCGTCAGGCAGCATCGCGGCGACGTGATCCATGTGCTCGCCCCCTTGGTGACCGGCCGCAAGGGGTACTACACGGATCTCGCGCAGTGGGCCAGAGCCAAGGGCTTTAAGCAGCTTCGGGTGGACGGCGCGTTGCTCCCCACTGATCCGTGGCCGCGCCTGGACCGGTTCAAGGAACACAACATTGAACTGCCCGTCGGCGAGGTGGCGGTCACCCCCAAGGCCGAGCGCCAGGTGCGCGAGGTGCTGGAGCGCGCGCTCGCGTTCGGCAAGGGCGTGGTGCGGGTCGCGCCGGGCGAGGCGCTGTTTTCGACCCGCCGCGCCTGTCCGCGTTGCGGCCGCAGTTTTGCCGAGCTCGACCCGCGGCTCTTTTCCTTCAATTCCAAACACGGCTGGTGCCCGGGCTGCTACGGCACGGGTCTGGAACTGCGCGGATTTGACGCGGACCAGAGCGGGGAGGAGGTGTGGTGGAACGCGTGGTGGGAGGGCGGCGAGACCCCGTGTCGCGCGTGCGACGGCCGCCGGCTGAACCCCGAGGCCCTGGCCGTGCGCTTTCGCGGCAAAAACATCGCGGAGATGACCGCGTGGTCGGTCGAGCAGATCGGACGGTTCGTGGGGCGCCTCAAGCTCTCGGGCCGCGAAGTCGCGATCGGCCGCGACATCCTGGCCGAACTGCGCGGCCGCCTCAGCTTTCTCAAGGAGGTCGGTCTAGGCTACCTGGCGCTCGACCGCTCGGCGCCCACGCTTTCGGGTGGCGAGGCCCAGCGCATCCGGTTGGCCTCGCAACTGGGCTCCAACTTGCGCGGCGTGTGCTACATCCTGGACGAACCCACGATCGGGTTGCACCCGCGTGACAACCGCCGCTTGCTCGCTACACTCCAGCGGCTCGAAGCCAAAGGCAACACGGTCGTGGTGGTGGAGCACGACGAGGACACGATCCGCAGTGCCGAACACGTGGTGGATCTGGGCCCTGGCGCCGGGGCGAACGGCGGACGGGTCGTGGCCCAAGGGTCGGTACGCACCGTGATGCGGGAGCCCGAATCCATCACGGGTCGATTCCTGAAAAGCCCGCTGCAGCACCCGGTGGTTGAGCGGCGATCGGTTGGCCGCGGTGGTGCCGCGATCGAAATCGTCGGCGCCAGACGCAACAACCTCAAGGGCCTGCGGGTCCGCGTCCCGCTGGGGCGATTGGTCTGTGTGACCGGGGTGAGCGGCAGCGGCAAGAGCACCCTGATACGGGATGTCTTGCACGACAACCTGCGGTATCGGCTCACGGCGGGCAATGCGCGGCGCCGGGCGAGCTTCGCGTGGGTGGGTTGCCAAGAGCTCAGAGGGTGGGAAGCGGTTGGTCGCGTCCTGGAGGTGGACCAGACGCCGATCGGCAAGACGCCGCGCTCCTGCCCGGCGACCTATGTCGGGTTTTGGGACGAAATCCGTCGGCTCTTCGCGGCCACGCCCGAGGCGCGGATGCGCGGGTGGGGGCCATCGCGTTTTTCCTTCAATGTCTCGGGCGGGCGGTGCGAGGCGTGCGAGGGCCAGGGGCTCAAGACCATTGAGATGAGCTTCCTGCCCGACGTGAAGGTGAGCTGCGAAGTCTGCCGCGGTGCTCGGTTCAACACCGAGACCTTGACGGTTCGCTACCAGGACAAGACCATTGGCGAGCTGTTGGCGATGAGCGTGGACGAGGCGGCCGCATTGTTCATCGTCCACCGCCGCATCCACCACGCGCTCCGGCTGCTGCAGGACGTGGGGCTCGGGTATCTTACGCTCGGGCAGCAGAGCCCCACGCTGTCGGGCGGCGAAGCGCAACGGATCAAGCTCGTGACCGAACTCGCGAAAACCCGCGACCGGGACAACGGCCGTTCGGCAGGCGACTCGCACACGCTCTACGTCCTGGACGAGCCTACCATCGGCCTGCATATGGCCGATGTCGAGAAGCTCATCCGGGTCCTGCACCGCCTGGTGTCTGCCGGGCACACGGTCGTCATCATCGAGCACAATTTGGATGTCATCGCCGAGGCCGACTGGATCATCGACCTCGGCCCGGAAGGCGGCGACGCCGGCGGCCGCGTGGTCGCCCAAGGCCCGCCGGAAATGGTCGCAAGGACTCGCCCGAGATCCCATACCGCGCAGTTCCTGGCCCGGTTTCTCAGAGAGCGGGCCGCCTCCTGA
- a CDS encoding phospholipase D-like domain-containing protein, which translates to MLTLVIEVLLAFITILSAGHAFLYKRDPKAAWGWVAVCLMFPGGGAALYWLMGVNRIRTRARTWKAKGKFDHPIAPAAAQCEPPPVADRSIAALVRIGDTVTGLPLLDGNRISILHNGEAAYPAMQDAIARARDRLYLSTYIFRTDAIGRQFIDALGAAAERGVDVRVLIDGVGELYTFPWASAWLRRTKVRVARFLPLVRRGFHFNLRNHRKLLVVDGRVGFTGGMNIGEHHLAEQPNNPHRVVDLQVGVEGPVAAQLEEVFLRDWHFATGDAPGDAERTSVTPGHACCRGISAGPNEDFEKLYWIVLGALGAARSHVRIMTPYFIPDRALLAALNMAALRGVRVDLVLPQRNNLPYVAWAMRAFLWEVLQYGAHVYYQPGPFVHSKLLAVDDVYTLVGSANLDPRSLRLNFEFNLEIYDREVSAALTRHFDETRNGSREISLAEMDGRPLPERLRDSAAKLFSPYF; encoded by the coding sequence ATGCTGACGCTGGTCATCGAAGTCCTGCTCGCGTTTATCACCATCCTGTCCGCCGGTCACGCCTTCCTCTACAAACGAGACCCCAAGGCCGCGTGGGGATGGGTGGCCGTGTGCCTGATGTTTCCCGGGGGCGGTGCCGCGCTCTATTGGTTGATGGGCGTGAACCGCATCAGGACTCGGGCGCGTACCTGGAAGGCCAAAGGCAAATTCGACCACCCGATCGCCCCGGCCGCCGCGCAGTGCGAGCCGCCGCCGGTCGCCGATCGGTCCATCGCCGCGCTCGTGAGAATCGGCGACACCGTCACCGGTCTTCCCTTACTGGACGGCAATCGGATCAGCATCCTGCACAACGGTGAGGCCGCGTATCCCGCGATGCAAGACGCCATTGCTCGGGCGCGCGACCGCCTGTACCTCTCGACCTACATCTTCCGGACCGACGCGATCGGCCGACAATTCATCGACGCGCTGGGCGCTGCGGCCGAGCGAGGGGTGGACGTGCGCGTGTTGATCGACGGCGTGGGGGAACTCTACACCTTCCCGTGGGCGAGCGCGTGGCTCCGACGCACCAAGGTCCGCGTGGCGCGGTTCCTTCCGCTCGTGCGCCGCGGCTTTCACTTCAACCTCCGCAACCACCGAAAACTTCTGGTCGTTGACGGTCGAGTGGGATTCACCGGGGGCATGAACATCGGCGAGCACCACCTGGCCGAGCAGCCGAACAACCCACATCGTGTCGTGGACCTGCAGGTGGGCGTGGAGGGACCGGTCGCGGCTCAGCTCGAAGAGGTGTTCCTGCGAGACTGGCACTTCGCAACCGGCGACGCGCCGGGCGACGCAGAGCGGACGAGCGTGACCCCGGGCCACGCGTGTTGCCGCGGCATCAGCGCGGGGCCCAATGAAGACTTCGAAAAGTTGTACTGGATCGTGTTGGGCGCGCTCGGCGCGGCCCGCTCGCACGTCCGCATCATGACCCCCTATTTCATCCCGGATCGCGCCCTGCTGGCCGCGCTGAACATGGCTGCGCTCCGGGGGGTGCGGGTGGATCTCGTGCTGCCCCAGCGCAACAACTTGCCTTACGTGGCGTGGGCCATGCGAGCTTTTCTCTGGGAGGTCCTCCAGTACGGCGCCCACGTGTACTACCAGCCCGGACCGTTCGTGCACAGCAAGTTGTTGGCCGTGGACGACGTGTATACCTTGGTGGGCTCAGCCAACCTGGACCCGCGCAGCCTGCGACTGAACTTTGAATTCAACCTGGAGATCTACGACCGCGAGGTGTCGGCCGCCCTTACCCGGCACTTCGACGAGACGCGCAATGGGTCTCGGGAAATCTCCCTGGCTGAAATGGACGGCCGCCCCCTGCCCGAACGCCTGCGCGACTCCGCGGCCAAGCTGTTCTCGCCTTATTTCTAA
- a CDS encoding phage holin family protein codes for MNHRSGDNPTSSPIPRFLILWALNTLGLWVADYVFDGMRFDSTGALWVSGLLLGLVNAVIRPVLILFTLPLTVFTLGFFLLVINALMVLLVATLVSGFYVADFWTGFLVALFLSVFGWGTNLLLGRYTISVRST; via the coding sequence ATGAATCACCGCTCGGGTGACAACCCCACATCGTCTCCCATCCCGCGTTTTCTGATTCTGTGGGCCCTGAACACGCTGGGCCTGTGGGTGGCTGACTACGTGTTCGACGGCATGCGGTTCGACAGTACGGGGGCGCTGTGGGTTTCGGGCTTGCTCTTGGGGCTCGTAAACGCGGTGATCCGACCCGTGCTCATCCTGTTCACGCTGCCGTTGACCGTGTTCACGCTTGGTTTTTTTCTCTTGGTAATCAACGCGTTGATGGTCCTTCTGGTGGCCACGCTGGTGTCGGGCTTTTACGTGGCGGACTTCTGGACCGGATTTCTCGTGGCATTGTTCCTCTCCGTGTTCGGTTGGGGGACCAACCTGTTGCTCGGCCGGTATACCATTTCCGTGAGATCGACCTGA
- a CDS encoding S8 family serine peptidase, producing the protein MIGANAVWNTGFSGAGQTIAILDTGVDRTHPFLAGRVVSEACYSTSDPINSVLSLCPNGATQQIGTGSGVNCPLFITGCQHGTHVAGIAAGREYTGTPFSGVAKDATLIAIQVFSRHDSINVCGLEPIPCARTYTSDYIRGLQRVYDLRNTYAIAAVNMSLGGAPYYSSSSGCDSANTSTKSIIDTLRSVGIATVVSSGNDATLTQLPTPACISTAVSVGSVTGLSTISHFSNSASWLSLLAPGGDGNPTYPYGGGGIQSSIPAGGFELLSGTSMAAPHVAGAWAILKSKKANASVSELLTTLTSTGTPILDTRNGIVKPMIRVDLAAATLPAPPPAPPGVSIDTGGYHSCGVISGALRCWGNNAYGGLGNGTTTNSTTGVPVSGISTATSVSTGALHTCARLSDSTVRCWGYNYSGQLGDGTTTHRLTPVSVSNLGGAAIAIATGSFHTCALLSGGTVRCWGQNNYGQLGDGTTTNRPTPVSVSNLGGTALAITADGSHTCALLSTASVRCWGYNPWGQLGNGTKAISVTTPVTVSGISSATAVAAGGGHTCARLSNSTVRCWGRNQYGQLGNGTMSDATTPVTVSGISTASAISGGGSHTCAILADSTVRCWGYNSFGQLGNGTTTNATTPVTVSGINTATGMSAGGHGTCSRLSDGTARCWGFNNYGQLGNGTTTNSSIPVVVQ; encoded by the coding sequence ATGATAGGAGCGAACGCCGTTTGGAACACAGGGTTTTCTGGCGCAGGACAGACGATTGCCATTCTAGATACCGGTGTTGATAGGACCCATCCGTTTCTCGCAGGGAGGGTGGTTTCTGAAGCTTGCTACTCTACGTCAGACCCAATCAATTCCGTGTTGTCCTTGTGTCCGAATGGCGCTACTCAACAAATTGGAACGGGCTCCGGAGTGAATTGTCCGCTGTTCATCACAGGGTGCCAACATGGTACGCATGTCGCAGGAATAGCAGCGGGAAGAGAATACACCGGCACACCTTTTTCTGGGGTCGCTAAGGATGCAACTCTGATTGCGATTCAGGTCTTTTCTCGTCACGACTCCATCAATGTCTGCGGTCTGGAGCCGATTCCCTGTGCCAGAACCTACACGTCCGACTACATTCGGGGCCTTCAACGCGTCTACGACCTGCGGAATACCTATGCAATCGCGGCTGTGAATATGAGCTTGGGAGGAGCGCCATACTATTCGAGTTCCAGCGGATGTGACAGCGCCAATACCTCTACGAAGTCTATAATTGACACGCTTCGATCTGTGGGAATTGCCACCGTTGTTTCTTCAGGCAACGATGCAACTCTTACACAACTACCGACCCCAGCCTGTATTTCGACGGCTGTTAGTGTCGGATCGGTCACTGGGCTCTCGACAATTTCTCATTTCTCAAATAGCGCGAGTTGGCTGTCTTTGTTAGCCCCGGGGGGCGATGGGAATCCGACGTATCCATACGGCGGCGGCGGGATACAGAGTTCTATTCCGGCAGGAGGGTTCGAGTTATTGTCTGGCACATCCATGGCCGCCCCCCATGTGGCTGGCGCGTGGGCTATTTTGAAGTCTAAAAAAGCGAATGCATCAGTCAGCGAATTACTCACAACCCTAACCAGTACCGGAACCCCGATACTTGATACAAGGAATGGAATCGTCAAGCCAATGATTCGGGTAGATCTGGCGGCTGCCACGCTCCCTGCGCCTCCCCCGGCGCCGCCGGGGGTGAGTATTGATACCGGCGGGTATCATTCCTGCGGCGTGATTTCCGGCGCTTTGCGTTGCTGGGGAAACAATGCTTACGGAGGGTTGGGTAACGGAACGACGACCAACTCAACCACCGGCGTTCCAGTCAGTGGAATTAGTACAGCCACCTCCGTTTCCACCGGCGCTCTACACACATGCGCTCGCCTCTCTGATAGCACAGTCCGTTGCTGGGGATACAACTATTCCGGGCAACTGGGTGACGGGACTACCACCCATCGACTAACGCCGGTATCGGTCAGCAACCTAGGCGGCGCCGCAATCGCCATTGCTACGGGTAGCTTTCACACGTGTGCCTTACTCTCAGGTGGCACGGTCCGCTGCTGGGGACAAAATAATTACGGCCAACTGGGTGACGGCACCACAACGAACAGACCTACACCGGTCTCAGTTAGTAATTTGGGTGGCACGGCGCTGGCCATTACGGCAGACGGCTCGCACACATGCGCGTTACTCTCAACCGCCAGCGTGCGCTGCTGGGGATATAACCCATGGGGTCAACTAGGCAATGGGACAAAGGCAATTAGCGTGACCACTCCTGTAACAGTTAGCGGGATTAGCTCGGCCACGGCTGTTGCAGCTGGCGGTGGTCATACGTGCGCTCGCCTTTCGAACAGCACGGTCCGTTGCTGGGGGCGTAACCAGTATGGTCAATTGGGCAACGGAACCATGTCCGATGCCACCACACCTGTGACAGTCAGCGGTATCAGTACCGCTTCGGCGATTTCTGGTGGCGGCAGCCACACGTGTGCGATCCTCGCAGATAGTACAGTCCGCTGCTGGGGATATAATTCGTTTGGCCAACTGGGTAACGGGACAACAACCAACGCTACAACGCCTGTAACGGTCAGCGGGATCAATACAGCCACGGGCATGTCGGCTGGCGGTCACGGCACATGCTCGCGTCTCTCTGATGGCACGGCGCGTTGTTGGGGTTTCAACAACTACGGGCAGCTGGGAAACGGGACTACGACTAATTCCTCAATCCCCGTTGTCGTTCAGTGA
- a CDS encoding DUF362 domain-containing protein has protein sequence MSPTRRTFLQWGGVVSPMFAANPFGVFRSLIGPKGDERPAKAVPPNPFVRDGKTLVSIVNGTDVPGMVAEAVGLIGGVDRLTVRGKTVLVKPNVVASEPPPTTTNPAVVAAVVRMLVEAGAGRVIVGEMSGVIRLPTDRNLEETGVAKASREAGAEVITFDDGEWIEVKPPQAQLVDRLHVAKPVYEADLVVNVPVVKTHSYATYSICLKNLVGVTHPRYRPYRVNPTKWEELVAEMNLAAHPVLNVVDATKCMIAGGPLGGTSTETNLILASGDRVAADVVGLALIAHFGQWEKVASIGVWQQRQIRHAQALGVGLADPKQLALVSRAIGPDTGEFEQLLADLKRRVGVS, from the coding sequence ATGTCACCCACCCGTCGCACATTTCTTCAGTGGGGCGGGGTCGTGTCGCCCATGTTCGCAGCGAATCCGTTCGGCGTCTTTCGGTCGTTGATCGGTCCGAAGGGTGACGAGCGGCCGGCCAAAGCGGTGCCGCCCAATCCCTTTGTGCGCGACGGGAAGACCCTGGTGTCGATCGTGAACGGGACCGACGTCCCAGGCATGGTCGCCGAGGCCGTGGGTCTGATCGGCGGGGTGGATCGGCTGACCGTGCGCGGCAAGACGGTTCTGGTCAAGCCCAACGTGGTAGCCTCTGAGCCGCCGCCGACCACCACCAACCCCGCGGTGGTGGCGGCGGTGGTGCGGATGCTGGTCGAGGCCGGGGCCGGGCGCGTGATCGTGGGCGAGATGTCGGGCGTGATCCGCCTCCCCACCGATCGCAATCTCGAGGAAACGGGGGTGGCCAAAGCGTCGCGCGAGGCGGGCGCCGAGGTCATTACGTTCGACGATGGGGAGTGGATCGAGGTCAAGCCGCCCCAGGCCCAACTGGTGGACCGCCTTCACGTGGCCAAGCCTGTCTACGAGGCGGACCTGGTGGTCAATGTGCCGGTGGTCAAGACCCACTCGTACGCCACCTACTCGATCTGCCTCAAGAACCTGGTCGGCGTCACCCATCCGCGCTACCGTCCCTATCGCGTCAATCCCACAAAATGGGAGGAACTGGTCGCGGAGATGAACCTGGCCGCCCACCCGGTGCTCAATGTGGTCGACGCCACGAAGTGCATGATCGCGGGCGGCCCGCTGGGCGGCACCTCCACGGAGACGAACCTCATTCTGGCCAGCGGCGACCGCGTGGCCGCTGACGTGGTGGGGCTTGCACTGATCGCACATTTCGGCCAGTGGGAGAAGGTCGCGTCGATTGGGGTTTGGCAGCAGCGGCAGATCCGCCACGCTCAAGCCTTGGGCGTGGGTCTTGCGGACCCGAAGCAACTGGCCCTGGTATCGCGCGCCATCGGGCCGGATACCGGCGAGTTCGAACAACTGCTCGCCGACCTGAAGCGCCGAGTAGGGGTGTCGTGA